CACCAAGCCCGAGCAAGTGATTGAACGCTTACAAGATGCCACCATCGTTATTAGCAATAAAGTTTTACTCACTGCCGATATTTTATCTCAGTTGCCAAAGCTAAAATTTATCGCCATTGGCGCAACGGGAACCAATAATGTCGATATTAATTATTGTCATCAACATCACCTTCCTGTGGCGAATATTCGTGGTTATGCGACACGCTCAGTCCCTGAACATGTGATTGCAATGATATTTGCTTTAAAACGTAATATTTTTGGCTATCAGCAAGATATCATCGCTGGCGAGTGGCAAAAACAACAACAATTTTGTTTTTTCACTCACCCAATTAGTGATATTGCAGGATCAACCTTGGGTATTGTAGGTAAAGGAAGTTTAGGGCAAGCGACAGCAAACTTAGCTAAAGCGCTGGGGATGAAGGTGCTATTTGCAGATCATAAAGGGACAAGTATATGTCGTGATGGCTACACTCCTTTTAATGACGTATTACAACAAGCAGATATACTGAGCTTACATTGTCCACTGACACCAGAGACCCAAAACTTAATCACTAGAGTTGAGCTTCAGAAAATGAAGCCGAATGCGATTTTAATTAACACTGGACGTGGCGGCTTAGTCAATGAACAAGACCTAGTCGATGCATTGCTACATCAAGATATTGCAGGTGCTGGTTGTGATGTGTTTACTACAGAGCCACCAGCTGATGATAATCCATTATTACAGTATGCCCATTTACCGAACTTATTACTCACTCCACATGTCGCTTGGGGCTCAGATTCAGCCATTACAACCTTAGTTGAGCAGCTGATTGAAAATATTGAATACTTTTGTAATGGCAAACCGCAAAATCTCGTTTAAATATCAGCCCAATAAAAAAGCGAGCTCGAGGCTCGCTTTTTTATTTATTCAACGCAGGCTTTTGATTATTTAAATCCTTTCTCTTTTCGGATCAAATCATATGCGGCTTGTAGCTCTTGGGTTTTCTGTTTAGCGATTTCCATCATCTCTGGTGGTAAACCTTTTGCAGCCAGTTTATCAGGGTGATGTTCGTTCATTTGCTTACGATAAGCACGCTTTACATCTTGTGCTGAAGCATTTTCATCAACGCCTAATAGATTAAATGCATCTGCTAATTGATCACGACTTGGTGGCGCTTGGTAACTACCGCCTTGCTGTTGATACTGCTGATGGAAGCCACCTTGTTGGAAACGAAACGCCGCTTCTTGCATACGTAAACGTTGCTCAAGTTGTGCTTCTGAGAAACCAAGGTAACGCGCAATGATGTGCAGTAACTGACGCTCTTTCGGGTGAATCGAGCCATCAGCAAATGCAGCTTGAATTTGTAACTCTAAAAAGAACTGTAATAGATCTGCACGACCTGCACGGCTACGCACTCGATTTAGTGTCTCTTCTAACGGAAAGTTATCTTCTTTGCCTTCACGAAATGCATTTTGTGCTTGAAGGCGAGACTCTCCTTGTAAGCCCATACGATCCATGATCGCACTTGCAACACGGATTTCTTCTTTTGTTACACGCCCTTTAGCTTTTGCGACATGTCCCATAACTGCGAAGCAAGCATGAAAAAAGGCAGCTTGCTGCTCTGCACTGCTAGCTCGGTTTTGTCCAAATCCAGCAAAACCGCCATTCATCTGACGGGCGTACGCCTTATCAAACTGATGACCAATAAATAAGCCAATCAACAATCCAGGCAATTTACCAATGGAGAGGCCAAGTAACGCACCAATAATTTTTCCCCATATACCTGTCTTCTGCATTCTATACTCTCTGGTAATTTGTTAAATTTTTTCAAGGTTTACCCAACAGCATGCGCTGAAAAGATGCTGTCTGGTCGAATTTGCATTATGATAGCTGTCATTTATCGGGAATGCTTGTAAAAAGCGCAATTATTCGCCTTGCTCTCAAACTGATACAGGAATGTTGAATCTGATGTCACTTACCTCTCACAGCTTACTTGCCACCATGATTGGCCTTGCCATATATGGGATAGCGATGGCAGAAGATGCCACTTCTTTACATAAAGATATCAACAATAAACATGCTGTAGCAGAAGATCAAAGCACAAATAAAGCAATCGCTAATGATCCTTTAGCTATGGTACGTGGTGTTTGTATCGCGCCAGAAGATCGCAAAGAAGATACCAATA
The sequence above is a segment of the Photobacterium leiognathi genome. Coding sequences within it:
- a CDS encoding D-2-hydroxyacid dehydrogenase, giving the protein MEHIVFLDRATIPSHITIPRPRIPHQWTQYQLTKPEQVIERLQDATIVISNKVLLTADILSQLPKLKFIAIGATGTNNVDINYCHQHHLPVANIRGYATRSVPEHVIAMIFALKRNIFGYQQDIIAGEWQKQQQFCFFTHPISDIAGSTLGIVGKGSLGQATANLAKALGMKVLFADHKGTSICRDGYTPFNDVLQQADILSLHCPLTPETQNLITRVELQKMKPNAILINTGRGGLVNEQDLVDALLHQDIAGAGCDVFTTEPPADDNPLLQYAHLPNLLLTPHVAWGSDSAITTLVEQLIENIEYFCNGKPQNLV
- the djlA gene encoding co-chaperone DjlA; amino-acid sequence: MQKTGIWGKIIGALLGLSIGKLPGLLIGLFIGHQFDKAYARQMNGGFAGFGQNRASSAEQQAAFFHACFAVMGHVAKAKGRVTKEEIRVASAIMDRMGLQGESRLQAQNAFREGKEDNFPLEETLNRVRSRAGRADLLQFFLELQIQAAFADGSIHPKERQLLHIIARYLGFSEAQLEQRLRMQEAAFRFQQGGFHQQYQQQGGSYQAPPSRDQLADAFNLLGVDENASAQDVKRAYRKQMNEHHPDKLAAKGLPPEMMEIAKQKTQELQAAYDLIRKEKGFK